The region TCAACGAGTAAGTTTAAGTAATTAGTTTTGGATAAACTACCATTTACATTAATTAGAAAATGGATTAAGCCAATAAGTGCAGATAAGCTGACTGAGGTAATTATAGAGAATATTGATTGGGAACAACCAACTTTAAAGATTTATGGAAAAAAGCATCTTGTTCCCAGATTGACAAAGTTTTTAGGAGATAGTGGAATTCACTATAAATATAGTGGCATAGAACACATTGGAAAAGGTTGGCCAGGTTGGTTCCTACCAATATTAAAGAGTGTTAGCGATTACTGTAAGGTTGATTACAATGGTTGCCTTCTTAATTTATATCGTAATGGTGATGATTGCATGGGTTGGCATTCTGATAATGAAAAGGAATTGGATCATAAAAAACCTATTTCATCATTATCATTAGGAGCCTCAAGAGATTTTTTTTTAAAAAATAGAAGCAATAGCTCTAAAAAAGAAACTTTAATTCTCAGGAATGGAGACTTATTGATAATGGATCCATCTTG is a window of Prochlorococcus marinus subsp. marinus str. CCMP1375 DNA encoding:
- a CDS encoding alpha-ketoglutarate-dependent dioxygenase AlkB family protein, with the translated sequence MDKLPFTLIRKWIKPISADKLTEVIIENIDWEQPTLKIYGKKHLVPRLTKFLGDSGIHYKYSGIEHIGKGWPGWFLPILKSVSDYCKVDYNGCLLNLYRNGDDCMGWHSDNEKELDHKKPISSLSLGASRDFFLKNRSNSSKKETLILRNGDLLIMDPSCQSNWIHSIPRRKRNQELRLNLTFRKYI